The Sphingobacterium lactis sequence ACGGCGCAGTCCCAGATCCAACTGATCCGGGCGCAGTTGAGCAAAACCGTCGTTAAGGCACCATTTTCCGGAACCATCGGTTTGCGGAACATTTCCAAAGGAAGCTATGTCACACCGACCTTGAATATCGCTCAATTGGTGAATACCAATAGATTGAAGGTTTCATTTTCCATCCCGGAGAAATATGCGAGCAAGGTTCGTGTAAACAACCAGATAAAATTTAATGTGCAGGGTGACTCTTCGGTATATACCGCACGGATCTATGCCACGGAGCCTGCGGTGGAGGCCAATACCAGGACCCTTCTCGTCAAGGCGATGACCTCCAGTCCGAGTGGTCGCCTTATCCCGGGAACCTTCGCCAATATTGTCTTTCCGTTGGAAACCCTTGATGACGGATTGTTGGTACCGGCGGAAGCCTTGATTCCCGTGCAGAATGGAAAGAAGCTATTTGTGATGCGGAATGGCCTGGCTTCGGAAGTCATGGTTGAGACCGGTGCGCGGACAGAAGCCGACGTGCTGATCACATCGGGCATCCAACCCGGCGATACCGTATTGACCTCGGGGGTTATGTCCCTACGAAATAATGTGCCCGTTCAAGTAAATCTACGCTAACTGGATCCGCATGAGTTTATCTACCCTAAGCATAAAACGCCCGGTTCTGACCATCGTCATGAACATATTGCTGATCCTCTTTGGGATTATCGGCTATACGTTCCTGGGGATTCGGGAATTCCCATCCATTGACCCCGCGCAGATCTCCGTTCGGACGAACTATGCCGGTGCCAATGCCGATATCATTGAATCACAGATTACCGAACCTTTGGAGAAATCCATCAACTCCATTGATGGCATCCGGAATATTTCATCCTCCTCCAACCAAGGTTCCAGTAACATCACTATAGAATTTAACCTGGGCAAGGACCTTGAAGAAGCGGCCAACGATGTCCGCGATAAGGTGTCCCAAGCCCTACGGAGTTTGCCGCAGGACATCGATGCGCCTCCGGTGGTATCCAAAGCCGATGCCGATTCGGAGCCCATCATCACCATGACCATGCAGAGCTCCACCAAAAATGTTCTGGAGCTATCGGATTACGCCGAGAATGTGATATCCCAGCGGCTGCAGACCATACCTGGCGTGAGTTCTGTTCAGATTTGGGGGCAGCGCAAGTATGCCATGCGCCTGTGGATCGACCCTGTACGGTTAGCCTCCTATGGATTGACGGTGCTGGATGTCCGGTCTGCCCTGACCACGCAGAACGTGGAACTGCCATCCGGAAAACTGACGGGCGCAAATACGGAACTGGCGATCAAGACCATCGGAAACCTGGCCACCGAAGAAGAATTCAACGATATCATCATCCGTTCGGATAACAACCGGATCGTTCGCCTCTCCGATGTCGGTAATGCCGCATTGGAAGCAGAAAATTTTGAGACCAAGATGTCCGATTCCGGATATCCCATGGTCAGTCTTGCCATTATCCCCCAACCCGGCACCAACTACCTGGAAATCGCCGATCAGTTCTATAAGGAATACGACAAGCTGCAGCAGGAACTGCCGGAGGGATTTGAGCTGAATATCGCCATCGATAATACCCTGTTCGTGAAGAAAGCGGTATTTGAGGTGTTGGAAACGCTTGTGATTGCCATTGTTCTGGTCGTAATAATTATCTATATCTTCTTCCGTAACTGGTCGATCGCTTTCCGTCCGCTCATCGATATTCCAGTATCCCTGATCGCGACCTTCTTTATCATGTACCTGTGTGGGTTTTCCATCAACGTATTGACATTGTTGGCGATTGTCCTAGCAACCGGATTGGTGGTCGATGACGGTATCGTCGTAACGGAAAATATCTTTAAGAAAGTGGAAGAGGGGATGTCGCCAATCGAAGCGGCCATTAAGGGGTCCAACGAAATATTCTTTGCGGTCATTTCCATTTCCATCACCTTGGCCGCCGTTTTCCTGCCGGTTATTTTTCTGGAAGGTTTTGTGGGGCGATTATTCCGCGAATTCGGCGTCGTCATCGGGGCAGCCGTCCTGATATCGGCTTTTGTATCCCTGACCCTGACGCCCATGCTGAATGCCTACCTAATGAAAGGAGGGGAGCAGACTAGGTCCAAATTCTATACCCGTACGGAAAAATATTTTGAACTGATGAACACGGAATATGCAGGTGCACTGAAAGGTTTCCTGCGATTCAAATGGTTGAGTTTTGCCACCATTGCTGTGTGTTTCCTCCTGATCTATTTCTTCTATATGCTGTTGCCGAAAGAAACGGCACCCTATGATGACCGGAGTTACATCAGCTTACGGGCAACTGCTCCTGAGGGTGTATCCTACGATTATATGGATCGGTTTATGACTGACCTGACGATGTTGATCAATGATTCCGTACCGGAGAAAAAGGTCAGTCTGGTGATTACT is a genomic window containing:
- a CDS encoding efflux RND transporter periplasmic adaptor subunit encodes the protein MKRTSIIVIVISVLIVAGLVFYRIHTNKEKEEKQNGPAGPRTAAKVYGKVIQGQPFSDFLSLSGAIEADEQIEIHTEISGIVESINFSEGGRVSQGQVLLRINDAELQAQLAQAQTRNNLAAENERRAKLLLEKEAISQEEYDIASADFRTAQSQIQLIRAQLSKTVVKAPFSGTIGLRNISKGSYVTPTLNIAQLVNTNRLKVSFSIPEKYASKVRVNNQIKFNVQGDSSVYTARIYATEPAVEANTRTLLVKAMTSSPSGRLIPGTFANIVFPLETLDDGLLVPAEALIPVQNGKKLFVMRNGLASEVMVETGARTEADVLITSGIQPGDTVLTSGVMSLRNNVPVQVNLR
- a CDS encoding efflux RND transporter permease subunit, with translation MSLSTLSIKRPVLTIVMNILLILFGIIGYTFLGIREFPSIDPAQISVRTNYAGANADIIESQITEPLEKSINSIDGIRNISSSSNQGSSNITIEFNLGKDLEEAANDVRDKVSQALRSLPQDIDAPPVVSKADADSEPIITMTMQSSTKNVLELSDYAENVISQRLQTIPGVSSVQIWGQRKYAMRLWIDPVRLASYGLTVLDVRSALTTQNVELPSGKLTGANTELAIKTIGNLATEEEFNDIIIRSDNNRIVRLSDVGNAALEAENFETKMSDSGYPMVSLAIIPQPGTNYLEIADQFYKEYDKLQQELPEGFELNIAIDNTLFVKKAVFEVLETLVIAIVLVVIIIYIFFRNWSIAFRPLIDIPVSLIATFFIMYLCGFSINVLTLLAIVLATGLVVDDGIVVTENIFKKVEEGMSPIEAAIKGSNEIFFAVISISITLAAVFLPVIFLEGFVGRLFREFGVVIGAAVLISAFVSLTLTPMLNAYLMKGGEQTRSKFYTRTEKYFELMNTEYAGALKGFLRFKWLSFATIAVCFLLIYFFYMLLPKETAPYDDRSYISLRATAPEGVSYDYMDRFMTDLTMLINDSVPEKKVSLVITSPGFGSASSNSGFVRLGLVQPEERERSQQEIADHLSKLVRGYSEGRVSVSQQPTISVNRRGGMPIQYIIQAPNFQKLEEKIPEFMEELAKDKTFSMTDVNLKFNKPEVYVNIDREKAQTLGVSVLDVAQVLQMSLSGQRFGYFMMNGKQYQVMGQFDRKDRSTPMDLAAIYVKNNRGELIQLDNIVDIEERSSPPQLFHNNRYMSATVSAGLAPGKSMGDGIDAMEAVKAKVLDETFTTDLGGESRDFVESGSNTMFAFGLAVILIFLILAAQFESFIDPIIIIITVPMAVAGAMFSLWLFGQTWNIFSQIGTIMLIGLVTKNGILIVEFANQLREEGYSKYDAVLHASEARLRPILMTSLTIALGALPIALSLGAASTSRVGMGVVIVGGTMFALVLTLFVIPAFYLMMSREKKVHPELKEIEE